In Bacillus sp. NP247, one DNA window encodes the following:
- a CDS encoding DUF3970 family protein, with protein sequence MIRVRIEGTEEEMLEFLEKMPDIPGFEKTHMREPRKGNNPKYDSSKNVLAYLSYKKIEVANK encoded by the coding sequence ATGATTCGTGTACGTATTGAGGGAACTGAGGAAGAGATGCTTGAATTTTTAGAGAAAATGCCTGACATTCCTGGGTTTGAAAAAACACATATGAGAGAACCGAGAAAAGGGAATAATCCGAAATATGATTCAAGCAAAAATGTACTAGCATATTTATCTTATAAGAAGATTGAAGTCGCCAATAAATAG
- a CDS encoding YqbF domain-containing protein produces the protein MYYVKLIKGQSFYAFDHRFLVSHEEEVSEKIFNYLRRNEFFEVRKEEYSA, from the coding sequence ATATACTACGTAAAATTAATTAAAGGCCAATCTTTCTATGCTTTTGATCATCGATTCTTAGTGTCTCATGAAGAAGAGGTTTCGGAAAAAATTTTTAATTACTTACGCCGGAATGAATTCTTCGAAGTACGTAAAGAAGAATATTCTGCCTAA
- a CDS encoding MFS transporter, with amino-acid sequence MWRNKNVWIVLIGEFIAGLGLWLGILGNLEFMQKYVPSDFMKSVILFIGLLAGVLVGPMAGRVIDQYEKKKVLLYAGFGRVLSVIFMFFAIQYESIAFMIAFMIALQISAAFYFPALQSVIPLIVREHELLQMNGVHMNIGTIARIAGTSLGGILLVVMSLQYMYAFSMAAYALLFLSTFFLQFEDKKSTTSSKESAKDNSFMEVFRILKGIPIAFTALILSIIPLLFIAGFNLMVINISEMQHDPTIKGFIYTIEGVAFMLGAFVIKRLSDHFKPEKLLYFFAICTAFAHLSLFFSDIQWMALTSFGLFGFSVGCFFPIMSTIFQTKVEKSYHGRLFSFRNMFERVMFQIVLLGTGFFLDTIGLQYMVLIFGVISLLIIFISLSKQKQYEKQPSQSANL; translated from the coding sequence ATGTGGCGTAATAAAAATGTTTGGATCGTTTTAATTGGGGAGTTTATTGCTGGCCTAGGGTTATGGCTTGGTATTCTTGGCAACCTTGAGTTTATGCAAAAATATGTCCCTTCTGATTTTATGAAATCAGTTATATTATTTATCGGACTATTAGCAGGTGTTCTAGTTGGTCCTATGGCTGGTCGTGTCATCGATCAGTATGAAAAGAAAAAAGTTCTTCTTTACGCTGGATTTGGTCGTGTTCTTAGTGTTATTTTCATGTTTTTCGCTATTCAATATGAAAGTATCGCCTTTATGATTGCTTTTATGATTGCACTTCAAATTTCAGCGGCATTTTATTTCCCTGCATTACAATCTGTAATCCCACTCATCGTTCGGGAACATGAACTATTGCAGATGAACGGTGTACATATGAATATCGGTACAATCGCTCGTATTGCAGGTACTTCACTGGGTGGAATTCTTTTAGTTGTAATGAGTTTACAGTATATGTATGCCTTCTCAATGGCAGCATACGCTTTATTATTCCTCTCAACTTTCTTCCTACAATTTGAAGATAAAAAGTCAACTACATCAAGTAAAGAATCAGCTAAAGATAATAGCTTTATGGAAGTATTTCGTATTTTAAAAGGAATTCCTATTGCTTTCACAGCACTTATATTAAGTATTATCCCTCTATTATTTATAGCTGGATTCAATTTAATGGTTATTAACATTAGCGAAATGCAACACGATCCAACGATTAAAGGATTCATATATACAATTGAAGGTGTAGCATTTATGTTAGGTGCCTTCGTTATTAAACGTTTATCTGATCATTTCAAACCTGAAAAGTTACTATATTTCTTCGCAATTTGTACCGCTTTTGCACACCTTTCATTGTTCTTTAGCGATATACAATGGATGGCTCTTACATCGTTTGGTTTGTTTGGCTTTAGTGTCGGCTGTTTCTTCCCTATTATGTCGACAATTTTCCAAACGAAAGTAGAAAAAAGCTATCACGGCCGCCTCTTCTCATTCCGTAATATGTTTGAGAGAGTTATGTTCCAAATTGTCTTACTTGGAACTGGCTTCTTCTTAGATACGATTGGGTTACAATATATGGTTCTCATTTTCGGAGTCATTTCATTGTTAATTATTTTCA
- a CDS encoding nucleoside hydrolase: protein MRKVNKKIIFFGDFGIDDAVALIYANKTCKLDIIGIVAEYGNVSRKIVTENVYFLEKYYATKVKIIEGASRPMTAEEPLFFPEIHGDHGLGPIIPPKMRICERENFCELIKLIEPCPENIIIVATGRLTTLATLFLLYPNLMNRVCSYYIMGGAFLFPGNVTPVSEANFYGDPIAANIVMKYAKNATIYPLNVTQRALITPEMVDIIDKEGTGQAKLIKPMIDFYYENFYKKEYPGITGSPIHDLLPFISFINDDIFEYKKSAVWISTTNDVTRGQSVADFRKIAEPTTFDNRPVQRIAVEFNYQAFKDEFMRTILKPDCP, encoded by the coding sequence GTGAGGAAAGTCAATAAAAAAATAATCTTTTTCGGAGATTTTGGTATTGATGATGCAGTAGCGTTAATTTATGCGAATAAAACATGCAAATTAGATATTATAGGTATCGTTGCAGAGTATGGTAATGTATCACGGAAAATTGTCACGGAAAATGTTTATTTTTTAGAAAAATACTATGCTACAAAAGTGAAAATCATTGAAGGTGCCAGTAGACCGATGACAGCTGAAGAACCTTTATTTTTCCCTGAAATTCATGGGGATCACGGTTTAGGTCCAATTATTCCACCGAAAATGAGAATTTGTGAAAGAGAAAATTTTTGTGAATTGATTAAATTAATTGAGCCTTGTCCAGAAAATATTATTATAGTGGCGACGGGACGATTAACAACACTTGCAACATTATTTTTATTGTACCCCAATTTAATGAATCGAGTATGTTCTTATTATATAATGGGTGGTGCTTTTCTTTTTCCGGGAAACGTTACACCAGTATCGGAGGCTAATTTTTACGGCGATCCAATTGCGGCGAATATCGTGATGAAATACGCGAAGAATGCTACTATATATCCGTTAAATGTAACGCAGCGCGCTCTTATCACCCCTGAAATGGTCGATATTATTGATAAAGAAGGAACAGGACAGGCGAAACTTATTAAGCCAATGATCGATTTTTATTACGAGAACTTTTACAAAAAAGAATATCCAGGTATAACTGGGAGTCCGATTCACGATTTACTTCCGTTCATTTCATTTATAAATGATGATATTTTTGAATATAAAAAATCAGCAGTTTGGATAAGTACGACAAATGATGTAACGAGAGGTCAAAGTGTTGCTGATTTTAGAAAAATAGCTGAGCCGACGACATTTGATAATCGGCCTGTACAAAGAATTGCTGTTGAATTTAATTATCAAGCTTTTAAAGACGAATTTATGAGAACAATATTGAAGCCAGATTGTCCTTAA
- a CDS encoding MFS transporter codes for MNHLLKRYNRPILIRLFGELLVRTTEAMLAIIFIVHVNKALNGNVIVTMLLFGLQPLADIVFTLIAGGVTDKYGRKKIMLLGLVLQAFAVSGFVFAESVAFFALLYVVNGIGRSLYIPAQRAQIADLTKEEQQAEIFAVLQTMGAMGSVIGPLIGAFFYNSHPEYLFILQGVALTLYAILVWTQLPETAPLIRNNEKMKEVYSPKQFISKHYAVFGLMVSTLPISFFYAQTESNYRIFAESVFPNFLFVLVFISTCKAVMEVILQIFLVKWSEQFSMAKIIVISYTCFTLAAIGYGYSTTIWSLFFTLLFLVIGESIALNHLLRFVSQIAPSHRRGLYFSIYGIHWDISRTCGPFVGALLLSKFSGSTLFYICAFLLIIGGIIQAFFVQSLEKSKVKELSL; via the coding sequence ATGAATCATCTTTTAAAACGTTATAATAGGCCAATCCTCATTCGGTTGTTCGGTGAATTGTTAGTCCGGACGACTGAAGCAATGTTAGCTATCATTTTTATCGTTCACGTAAATAAAGCGTTAAATGGTAATGTCATCGTTACAATGCTTCTTTTCGGATTGCAGCCTCTCGCTGATATTGTGTTTACATTAATCGCTGGAGGTGTAACAGATAAATACGGTCGTAAGAAAATCATGTTACTCGGATTAGTTTTACAAGCTTTCGCCGTAAGCGGGTTCGTTTTTGCTGAATCGGTCGCCTTTTTCGCCTTATTGTATGTCGTAAATGGTATTGGCCGCTCTTTATATATTCCGGCACAGCGCGCTCAAATCGCTGACTTAACGAAGGAAGAACAACAGGCTGAAATATTTGCGGTTCTGCAAACGATGGGGGCAATGGGCTCTGTAATCGGCCCATTAATCGGCGCCTTTTTCTATAATAGTCATCCTGAATATTTATTTATTTTACAAGGTGTAGCCCTTACGCTATATGCCATTCTCGTTTGGACGCAGCTTCCTGAAACTGCCCCGCTTATAAGAAACAATGAAAAAATGAAAGAAGTATATTCGCCAAAACAATTTATTTCAAAACATTATGCTGTATTTGGGCTCATGGTTTCTACGCTACCGATTAGTTTTTTCTACGCTCAAACCGAATCGAATTATCGTATATTCGCCGAAAGTGTATTTCCAAATTTTCTATTTGTACTCGTGTTTATCTCAACTTGTAAAGCAGTCATGGAAGTGATTCTCCAAATTTTCCTTGTGAAATGGTCTGAACAATTTTCTATGGCTAAAATCATTGTTATTTCCTATACTTGCTTTACTTTAGCTGCTATTGGCTACGGTTATTCCACGACAATATGGTCATTATTCTTTACATTACTCTTTTTAGTAATTGGGGAAAGTATTGCTTTAAATCATTTACTACGATTCGTTTCACAAATCGCTCCAAGTCATAGACGTGGATTGTACTTTTCTATTTACGGTATACATTGGGACATTTCAAGGACTTGTGGGCCTTTTGTAGGTGCACTATTATTAAGTAAATTTAGCGGCAGTACTCTATTTTATATTTGTGCCTTCTTATTAATAATCGGCGGTATCATTCAAGCTTTTTTTGTTCAATCGTTAGAAAAAAGCAAAGTAAAAGAGCTGTCCCTATAG
- a CDS encoding GlsB/YeaQ/YmgE family stress response membrane protein, with product MIWSLIVGGILGWFASLITGKDVPGGVIGNIIAGIVGSWLGTALLGKFGPVIGGYAIVPALIGAIVLIFIVSFIFRAMRK from the coding sequence ATGATTTGGTCTTTAATCGTTGGTGGTATATTAGGATGGTTTGCAAGTTTGATTACTGGGAAGGATGTACCTGGCGGTGTAATCGGTAATATTATTGCAGGTATTGTCGGTTCTTGGCTTGGTACAGCGTTACTTGGTAAATTCGGACCTGTTATAGGTGGATATGCGATTGTTCCGGCTTTAATAGGTGCGATTGTTTTGATTTTCATCGTAAGCTTTATATTCCGTGCAATGCGGAAATGA
- a CDS encoding SgrR family transcriptional regulator, translating to MKEEDFSSFRGRFMTILEQYMHLWLQYGKGRSEGEQLEITIQNISETLFCTDRNSKLIIKKLEEVSWIMWFPGRGRGNRSKVLFQKHPLLLILERGKEITKQGDVKSGIAFIERYSSYFPSLQPQFQTWIDSIFGYQVERTSQGRRDVLRLQVHMNLDIALDPVYATMRSECHMVKHIYDTLVYVDGNTNSVEPRLAFYWEYDDQKNIWTFYLRKGVQFHNRKEFTAYDVVYTFERFLKAKNNPHVWMLQHVKSLHILDDYIVQIRLSTENKLFLHALSAEQCSIISEDGKGNLIGTGPFRLCEKNEDVFVLEAHDFYFRERSFLDRIELWNVEHSVNTCDILAKARYKDIEKHHKELTRLESNVTYITLNTAKEGPMQDMIFRKALYKIIYSKAIVAELQGARGEIAEELVLTKSGTIRINEDINTLIKESSYRNETLRLYTFTGQDHVEDSNWIQKECAKYGIIIDIEFLETEELLQISTIQNADIMHDSATISERIEESLLYMFLTKNSFIHQQSNINFNEILQPYFMESKVEKRVALLRDIEDTLLRQIHIIPLYRNKQQVSSHEKIQNIMINSQGWIDFYDIWFKA from the coding sequence ATGAAAGAGGAAGATTTTTCATCTTTTAGGGGGCGTTTTATGACTATTTTGGAGCAATATATGCACCTATGGCTCCAGTATGGAAAAGGGAGATCAGAGGGGGAACAATTAGAAATAACAATACAAAATATATCTGAAACATTATTTTGTACAGATCGAAATAGTAAACTAATCATAAAAAAACTGGAAGAAGTAAGTTGGATTATGTGGTTTCCAGGCCGAGGGAGAGGGAATCGTTCAAAGGTATTGTTTCAAAAACATCCACTTTTATTAATTTTAGAAAGAGGAAAAGAAATAACGAAACAAGGGGACGTAAAAAGCGGGATCGCTTTTATCGAACGGTATAGCTCGTATTTTCCATCGCTCCAACCACAATTTCAAACTTGGATTGATTCAATATTTGGTTATCAAGTTGAAAGGACGTCTCAAGGGAGAAGAGATGTGCTACGTTTGCAAGTCCATATGAATCTAGACATTGCATTAGATCCTGTTTACGCTACGATGCGTTCGGAATGTCATATGGTAAAACATATATATGACACGTTAGTGTATGTAGATGGAAATACAAACAGTGTTGAGCCAAGACTTGCGTTTTATTGGGAATATGATGATCAGAAAAATATATGGACCTTTTACTTACGAAAAGGCGTTCAGTTTCATAACAGGAAAGAATTTACCGCTTATGATGTAGTATATACATTTGAACGATTCTTGAAAGCTAAAAATAATCCGCATGTTTGGATGTTACAGCACGTTAAAAGTTTACATATTCTTGATGACTACATTGTGCAGATTCGGTTATCTACAGAAAATAAGCTGTTTTTACATGCTTTAAGTGCAGAACAGTGTTCTATTATAAGTGAAGATGGAAAAGGTAATTTAATTGGTACAGGACCGTTTCGGTTATGCGAAAAAAATGAGGATGTATTCGTATTAGAAGCACATGATTTTTATTTTCGCGAGCGATCTTTTCTCGATCGAATTGAATTATGGAATGTAGAGCACAGTGTAAATACGTGCGATATTTTAGCGAAAGCACGATATAAAGATATAGAAAAGCATCATAAAGAACTAACTCGACTGGAGTCGAATGTAACATACATTACGTTAAATACTGCAAAAGAAGGACCTATGCAAGATATGATATTTCGAAAAGCTTTATATAAAATCATTTATAGCAAGGCGATTGTTGCGGAATTACAAGGAGCGCGCGGAGAGATAGCTGAAGAATTAGTGCTAACAAAGAGTGGTACAATACGTATAAATGAGGACATAAATACGCTTATTAAAGAAAGTTCTTACCGTAATGAAACATTGCGACTATACACATTTACAGGACAAGATCATGTTGAAGACTCCAATTGGATACAAAAAGAGTGTGCGAAATACGGAATTATAATTGATATTGAATTTCTTGAAACAGAAGAGTTGTTGCAAATAAGTACGATACAAAACGCTGATATTATGCATGATAGTGCGACAATTAGCGAGCGTATTGAAGAGAGTTTACTATACATGTTTCTTACAAAAAACAGTTTTATTCATCAGCAAAGCAATATAAACTTTAACGAAATATTGCAGCCGTACTTTATGGAGAGTAAAGTAGAGAAACGAGTTGCACTGTTACGCGATATTGAGGATACACTGTTACGTCAAATTCATATCATTCCTTTGTACCGTAACAAACAGCAAGTAAGTTCACACGAAAAAATACAAAATATAATGATTAATTCACAGGGCTGGATTGATTTTTATGATATATGGTTTAAAGCTTGA
- a CDS encoding DUF5700 domain-containing putative Zn-dependent protease — translation MINNTIPSFLKLLESNDIGLHDLNKYYDMHPEAFEEYFKFHCPKTEERLSSAIEKYPAKLEDILMISETLPSIIQEVSEGCRAQFGLEVNVTFHLFVGAFGSNAFVEREIIGDIFFAVEKLSPVREHLRVIVAHEIGHIYHNFVLQESGMDWTNAEWTDASVSLYREGVATYLSKQIVKDLSESVYYSYNSDGDPWFQCYKENEKQIKKRFLQNYIEGWTGEKEKEWFRLSGGNYFGYNRLGYFLGTSYIEYMVHTFGETEALTFWRKNNLKSSVMEWLQK, via the coding sequence ATGATTAACAATACAATTCCAAGCTTTTTAAAGCTTTTGGAAAGCAATGATATAGGATTACATGACTTGAACAAATATTATGATATGCACCCAGAAGCATTCGAAGAGTATTTTAAGTTTCACTGTCCGAAAACAGAAGAACGCCTTTCTAGTGCGATTGAAAAGTATCCTGCAAAACTAGAAGATATTCTTATGATTTCGGAAACTTTACCATCTATTATTCAAGAAGTAAGTGAGGGCTGTCGTGCTCAATTTGGCCTTGAGGTAAATGTAACATTTCATTTATTTGTTGGTGCATTTGGTTCCAATGCATTTGTGGAAAGGGAGATTATTGGGGATATCTTTTTTGCGGTAGAAAAATTATCTCCTGTAAGGGAGCATCTTCGTGTTATCGTTGCTCATGAAATCGGACATATATATCATAATTTCGTATTACAAGAGAGCGGAATGGATTGGACTAATGCTGAATGGACTGATGCATCGGTAAGTTTGTATCGTGAAGGTGTTGCAACTTATCTGTCAAAACAAATTGTTAAAGATTTAAGTGAGTCTGTTTACTATTCATATAATAGTGACGGTGATCCATGGTTCCAATGTTATAAAGAAAATGAGAAGCAGATTAAGAAACGTTTTTTACAAAATTACATTGAAGGATGGACAGGTGAAAAAGAGAAAGAATGGTTCCGTCTATCAGGAGGGAACTATTTCGGATACAACCGACTCGGCTATTTTTTAGGAACATCATATATAGAGTATATGGTCCATACTTTCGGAGAAACCGAAGCACTTACTTTTTGGAGAAAAAATAATTTGAAGAGTAGTGTAATGGAATGGTTACAAAAGTGA
- a CDS encoding YjgB family protein, whose product MMKVYMKVLIFFLALTCVVALTACTSAEEKKQTNPTSENSTEEKSNKPETSKKNEDTALKKEKESVEKSKDQDSSKPSKDSNSKNTAVNPKSINHIKDLFELAKEGKVPNVPYAAHSGDIEEIEKAWGKANKTEQAGNGMYATFTNKNVAFGFNKGSQVFDVRSYHSELKVITLQEIEKALGKPVSVKVNGNDKIYIYKVNNQFELKFVIPKSTGKVDHISVFSPEDSINKMAG is encoded by the coding sequence ATGATGAAAGTATATATGAAAGTACTTATATTTTTCCTAGCTTTAACATGTGTAGTGGCATTAACGGCTTGTACTAGTGCAGAGGAAAAGAAACAAACTAATCCAACATCAGAAAATAGTACAGAAGAAAAGAGCAATAAGCCGGAAACGAGTAAAAAGAATGAGGACACCGCTCTAAAAAAAGAGAAAGAGTCTGTGGAAAAATCAAAAGATCAAGACTCATCAAAACCTTCAAAAGACTCTAATTCAAAAAATACAGCAGTTAATCCAAAATCAATTAACCATATTAAAGATTTATTTGAGCTAGCGAAAGAAGGTAAAGTACCTAATGTTCCATATGCAGCACATTCAGGTGATATTGAAGAAATAGAGAAGGCATGGGGGAAAGCAAATAAGACGGAGCAAGCAGGAAACGGGATGTATGCGACGTTTACAAATAAAAATGTTGCATTTGGCTTTAATAAAGGATCACAAGTCTTTGACGTGCGATCTTACCATTCAGAACTTAAAGTGATTACGTTACAAGAGATCGAAAAGGCTTTAGGAAAACCAGTGTCTGTTAAAGTCAACGGTAATGATAAAATATACATTTATAAAGTAAATAATCAGTTTGAGTTGAAATTCGTTATTCCGAAATCTACTGGTAAAGTAGATCATATTTCTGTGTTCTCACCGGAGGATAGTATTAATAAAATGGCAGGTTAA
- the exsC gene encoding exosporium protein ExsC has protein sequence MTHIIDYQATQPLNRTGETTFVIPDSPEKAILANIKLKISRRDSRNNRVELIATVGVKGITDIAQILFRIFRDNTEIFNAQVGIESTGSEQFYAQTFQAIDQDVSCGTHEYSLTVENLTSAASADIVGPLSFSGLAIGQDHKCC, from the coding sequence ATGACTCATATCATTGATTACCAAGCTACTCAGCCTTTAAATAGAACTGGTGAAACAACTTTTGTAATTCCCGATTCCCCAGAAAAAGCAATTCTAGCAAATATTAAATTAAAAATTTCAAGAAGAGATTCACGTAATAATCGAGTAGAATTAATTGCAACAGTTGGGGTTAAAGGTATAACTGACATAGCACAAATATTATTTAGAATTTTCCGTGACAATACAGAAATCTTCAACGCTCAAGTAGGGATTGAATCTACAGGTTCTGAGCAATTTTACGCGCAAACATTTCAAGCTATAGATCAAGATGTAAGCTGCGGGACTCACGAGTATTCATTAACTGTGGAAAATCTAACAAGTGCTGCAAGTGCAGACATTGTTGGCCCTCTGTCTTTTAGCGGTTTAGCTATTGGACAAGATCATAAGTGTTGCTAA
- a CDS encoding class I SAM-dependent methyltransferase, with the protein MSKEELVKQQFGSNAEKYVKSKIHAKGPDLQYVVQQVETRHNTRLLDIATGGGHVANLLAPMFKEVVALDLTEKMLEKAKGFIEGNGHENVSFVAGNAENLPFADESFDTITCRIAAHHFVDPLQFIFEVNRTLEDNGVFILIDNVSPENNEFDTFYNFIEKKRDPSHERALKKTEWITLLEKHGLQMQSCHTFDKKFDFDWWCDMMDVPMQKRVKLTECMMKTSNEMQEFFKIQFENNKIESFYTEMALFVCKKSSTLKR; encoded by the coding sequence ATGAGTAAAGAAGAGCTTGTGAAACAACAGTTTGGTAGTAATGCAGAGAAGTATGTGAAAAGTAAAATTCATGCAAAAGGACCGGATTTACAATATGTAGTTCAGCAAGTTGAAACTCGTCATAATACTCGTCTTCTTGATATTGCTACTGGTGGTGGACATGTTGCAAATTTGTTAGCCCCAATGTTTAAAGAGGTAGTCGCTCTTGATTTAACAGAAAAAATGTTAGAAAAAGCAAAAGGTTTTATAGAAGGGAATGGGCATGAAAATGTATCATTTGTAGCAGGAAATGCAGAAAATTTACCATTTGCTGATGAATCCTTTGATACAATTACATGCCGAATTGCAGCACATCACTTTGTTGATCCTTTGCAATTTATTTTTGAAGTAAATCGAACGTTAGAAGATAATGGAGTATTTATATTAATTGATAACGTTTCACCAGAAAATAATGAATTTGATACATTTTATAACTTTATCGAAAAGAAGAGAGATCCGAGCCATGAACGAGCTTTGAAAAAAACAGAATGGATTACTTTATTAGAGAAACATGGTTTGCAAATGCAGTCATGTCATACTTTTGACAAGAAGTTCGATTTTGATTGGTGGTGCGATATGATGGATGTTCCTATGCAAAAACGTGTAAAGTTAACAGAGTGTATGATGAAAACATCAAATGAAATGCAGGAATTTTTCAAGATTCAATTTGAAAACAATAAAATAGAATCGTTCTATACTGAAATGGCACTGTTCGTATGTAAAAAAAGCTCAACATTAAAAAGATAA